A genomic stretch from Aminobacter aminovorans includes:
- a CDS encoding acyltransferase family protein, with the protein MIGSSNRIFGLDVLRGFAAVAVAVYHCIALLSLHAWDDLPAFTKYLYIAVPLFFAISAFSLCVGYDGRLEGAAAIRRFYTRRFLRIAPLFYLMMVLSVARRAYVGWGEPTVPDVFLNLTFLFPFVPGKHESLVPAGWSLGIEMLFYILFPVVLVFVSSLKRAFVAMVLATAVSFISSYWLFVMDWSPTFFWMALPVQFAFFIGGMLLYTAYRRIAGASVELQTGLAVAILGATIVGLYLGGAFGIFEYRYNGWAVGSSIVGFALLPLVLGFALYPVPFLVNRATIYLGKVSYGVYLIHPFIIRIVGEPLQQALSAAGWNAWQASPVIIFVVLIVTILLAGLSFRWLEAPFMALASRRRKADLVREVTDASPAQ; encoded by the coding sequence ATGATCGGATCAAGTAACAGAATCTTCGGGTTAGACGTCTTGCGTGGCTTCGCTGCGGTTGCCGTCGCAGTTTATCACTGTATCGCCCTGTTGAGTCTGCATGCATGGGACGATCTCCCGGCGTTCACGAAGTACTTGTACATCGCCGTGCCCCTGTTCTTCGCAATCAGTGCCTTTTCTCTTTGCGTAGGGTACGATGGCCGTCTCGAAGGAGCGGCTGCCATCCGGCGGTTCTACACCAGGCGCTTTCTTCGTATTGCGCCTCTCTTTTACCTAATGATGGTGCTGTCTGTAGCTCGGCGTGCTTACGTCGGTTGGGGAGAACCCACGGTTCCCGACGTCTTTCTCAATCTCACCTTCCTGTTTCCTTTTGTCCCAGGCAAGCATGAAAGTCTTGTTCCGGCGGGGTGGTCGCTGGGCATCGAGATGCTGTTCTACATCTTGTTCCCAGTAGTGCTGGTCTTTGTGAGCAGTTTGAAGAGGGCGTTCGTCGCGATGGTCTTGGCGACGGCTGTGTCGTTCATCTCCAGCTATTGGCTGTTTGTGATGGATTGGTCGCCAACTTTTTTCTGGATGGCGCTGCCGGTGCAATTCGCGTTCTTCATCGGTGGGATGCTGCTCTACACCGCTTACCGTCGAATAGCGGGAGCCTCGGTTGAGCTTCAAACAGGGCTGGCGGTCGCAATACTTGGGGCCACTATAGTTGGCCTGTATTTGGGCGGCGCTTTCGGCATCTTCGAGTACCGATATAATGGCTGGGCAGTTGGCAGCTCAATCGTTGGTTTTGCCCTGCTTCCGTTGGTGCTCGGTTTTGCGCTGTACCCCGTTCCCTTCCTCGTAAACCGAGCAACGATCTATTTGGGCAAGGTTAGTTACGGGGTCTACCTCATCCATCCATTCATTATTCGTATCGTCGGCGAGCCTCTGCAACAGGCGCTTAGCGCCGCAGGGTGGAATGCATGGCAGGCGTCACCTGTCATCATTTTCGTGGTCCTGATCGTCACAATTCTGCTGGCTGGATTGAGCTTCCGTTGGTTGGAGGCGCCGTTCATGGCTCTAGCCAGTCGGAGGCGCAAGGCAGACCTGGTACGCGAAGTGACCGATGCTAGCCCTGCGCAGTAG
- a CDS encoding glycoside hydrolase family 108 protein: MVAKNQKQALAKVLVHEGGYVNHPKDPGGATNQGVIQRTYDAYRKGKKLPIRSVKQMTPVERDDIYDRQYWDAVKADQLPAGVDYVVFDGAVNSGPQQSIKWLQRALQPAYTGQVDGVMGLATLAALNATNNHDALVDRICDRRLAFLKALRTWRTFGRGWKARIDGVRSVGKAWANGSDAQTFGFVEGGQAKGTIEDARKAPGKGLSDAATGGGVGAGGIAGAVQGLQEQLTPFSAAGDWITNVVVILAVTGAVLTIGGLAYRWYAKRREAEINDALDLVTS, encoded by the coding sequence ATGGTCGCAAAGAACCAGAAGCAGGCACTGGCCAAGGTGCTTGTGCACGAGGGTGGTTATGTAAACCACCCGAAGGACCCCGGCGGCGCCACAAATCAGGGGGTCATCCAGCGGACCTATGATGCGTATCGAAAGGGCAAGAAGTTGCCCATTCGGTCCGTCAAGCAGATGACCCCGGTGGAGCGGGATGACATTTACGACCGGCAGTATTGGGACGCGGTCAAGGCGGATCAACTGCCGGCCGGCGTCGACTACGTGGTGTTCGACGGGGCCGTGAACTCGGGTCCGCAGCAATCCATCAAGTGGCTGCAGCGTGCGCTTCAGCCGGCCTATACGGGCCAGGTCGACGGGGTGATGGGCCTTGCAACACTCGCCGCTCTCAATGCCACCAACAACCATGACGCCCTTGTCGATCGCATCTGCGACCGCCGGCTGGCATTCCTCAAGGCGCTGCGGACCTGGCGCACATTCGGCAGAGGCTGGAAGGCAAGGATCGATGGTGTCCGATCCGTCGGCAAGGCATGGGCGAACGGGTCGGACGCGCAAACGTTCGGCTTCGTCGAGGGCGGGCAGGCAAAGGGTACGATCGAGGACGCGCGGAAAGCGCCCGGCAAAGGCCTCAGTGACGCGGCAACCGGCGGCGGCGTCGGCGCTGGCGGCATCGCCGGCGCGGTCCAGGGCCTGCAGGAACAGCTCACGCCGTTCTCGGCGGCTGGCGACTGGATCACGAACGTTGTCGTCATCCTTGCCGTTACCGGCGCGGTCCTGACCATCGGTGGCCTTGCCTATCGCTGGTATGCCAAGCGGCGCGAAGCCGAGATCAACGACGCGCTCGACCTGGTGACGTCATGA
- the ligD gene encoding non-homologous end-joining DNA ligase — protein sequence MAAGVFIPPCIPTLVDKPPEGDAWTHEIKYDGYRTQIHLSGGKARAFTRNGHDWSPKYQTVLSDARDLVRRDAILDGEMVVQDQTGRSDFKKLASAIRWENASLVFYAFDLLGLDGNDIRKQRCDDRRQRLRDLLGDRRQSSRLQFSDHFEGSGAKFFAEVELLDLEGVVSKRRASIYRSGDSTDWKKTKVYTTGEFVVIGYERKRGAAPSLLLAEETDTTLHYVGRAIPAIAQARRDELWQALEYLHTSHFATPIGAGNKAAVPVQPVLKVMAKHLRGEEKLRHATVVEILTP from the coding sequence ATGGCGGCCGGCGTCTTCATCCCGCCCTGCATTCCGACGCTGGTCGACAAGCCACCTGAGGGCGACGCCTGGACGCATGAGATCAAATATGACGGCTACCGCACGCAGATCCATCTGAGCGGCGGGAAGGCTCGCGCCTTTACCCGCAATGGCCACGACTGGTCGCCGAAGTACCAGACAGTGCTTTCGGACGCGCGCGACCTGGTCAGGCGCGATGCCATTCTGGACGGCGAGATGGTGGTGCAGGATCAAACCGGCCGCTCTGATTTCAAGAAGCTTGCCAGCGCCATCAGATGGGAAAACGCCAGCCTGGTCTTCTACGCCTTCGACCTGCTCGGACTCGACGGCAACGACATTCGCAAGCAGCGCTGCGACGATCGCCGGCAGCGGCTGCGCGACCTGCTCGGCGACCGCCGGCAGTCATCGCGCCTTCAGTTCAGCGACCATTTCGAAGGATCCGGAGCGAAGTTTTTTGCCGAGGTCGAGCTCCTGGACCTTGAAGGCGTCGTCTCGAAGCGCCGCGCCAGCATCTATCGCAGCGGCGACAGCACGGATTGGAAGAAGACGAAGGTCTACACGACGGGCGAATTCGTCGTCATCGGCTATGAGCGAAAGCGCGGCGCCGCCCCCTCCCTGCTGCTGGCCGAGGAGACCGACACTACGCTTCACTATGTCGGCCGCGCCATTCCGGCTATCGCACAGGCCAGGCGCGACGAGCTGTGGCAGGCGCTGGAATATCTGCACACAAGCCACTTCGCGACGCCCATCGGCGCCGGTAACAAGGCTGCGGTGCCGGTTCAACCGGTGTTGAAGGTCATGGCGAAGCATCTACGCGGCGAAGAAAAGCTTCGGCATGCAACAGTGGTGGAAATCCTCACCCCTTGA
- a CDS encoding thermonuclease family protein, protein MIGLLAATILSCSTLTAVDGDTIRCNGQNMRLIGDGVPFKTGIDTPEIGRAKCERERMLGREAKKRLAELIQDPGLRIEDTGQRDRTSPRRPLVRIRLSDGRLAENVLLAEGHAMIWRPKVKRPWCG, encoded by the coding sequence ATGATTGGGCTCCTCGCCGCCACCATCCTCTCCTGTTCCACCCTCACCGCAGTCGACGGCGACACCATCCGTTGCAACGGCCAGAACATGCGCCTGATCGGCGACGGCGTTCCGTTCAAGACAGGGATCGACACGCCCGAGATCGGCCGCGCCAAATGCGAGCGCGAGCGGATGCTTGGGAGAGAGGCGAAGAAGCGCCTGGCCGAGCTTATCCAAGATCCCGGCTTGAGGATCGAGGACACCGGTCAGCGGGATAGGACCTCCCCCCGCCGGCCACTGGTGCGCATCAGGCTATCGGATGGGCGGCTGGCTGAGAATGTGTTGCTGGCAGAGGGCCATGCGATGATCTGGAGGCCGAAGGTCAAGCGACCCTGGTGCGGGTGA
- a CDS encoding glycosyltransferase family 2 protein: MSSQPESAPELATIVIGYRAPAEIVGAVRSLSGQSVATEILVVNSGGGDVGALLRRNGLDVPFVEFEERLYVGAARNRGIERTRAPYVAFLADDCRAAPGWVERRLARHKAGAPVVASAVINSKPQNLVACAAHLSLFMRRLPGLPEEQAIRYGASFERGLFRGHGLYDETMATGEDSEFLQRLPAELKPAWDGDIRTVHLNETRILRLLVDQYQRGTNYGREMHRLSGKPLRKIARDVLRQHRPARQLAMAGLSGDELIQTLRAMPILRLSLFAKAAGVLMAADNRDRSVVAPLSRHETRR, encoded by the coding sequence ATGTCGTCACAGCCAGAATCTGCCCCAGAACTTGCCACCATCGTCATCGGCTACCGGGCACCGGCGGAAATCGTCGGTGCCGTCCGCTCGTTGAGCGGGCAATCGGTGGCGACCGAAATCCTCGTCGTCAATTCCGGCGGAGGTGATGTCGGCGCCCTGCTGCGCCGCAACGGTCTCGACGTCCCCTTCGTCGAGTTCGAAGAGCGCCTCTATGTCGGCGCCGCCAGGAACCGCGGCATCGAACGAACCAGGGCGCCCTACGTCGCCTTCCTCGCCGATGATTGCCGCGCCGCACCCGGCTGGGTCGAGCGCCGCCTTGCACGCCATAAGGCCGGGGCGCCTGTCGTCGCCAGTGCTGTGATCAACAGCAAGCCGCAAAATCTGGTCGCTTGCGCCGCCCATCTCAGTCTGTTCATGCGCCGCCTGCCCGGATTGCCGGAGGAGCAGGCGATTCGCTATGGCGCCTCCTTCGAGCGCGGCCTGTTCAGGGGCCACGGCCTCTACGACGAGACGATGGCGACCGGCGAGGACAGCGAATTCCTGCAGCGCCTGCCCGCCGAGCTCAAGCCGGCCTGGGACGGCGACATTAGAACGGTCCACCTCAACGAAACGAGGATCTTGCGCTTGCTCGTCGACCAGTATCAGCGCGGCACCAATTACGGCCGCGAAATGCACCGGCTTTCCGGCAAGCCGTTGCGCAAGATCGCCCGCGACGTGCTGCGCCAGCACCGCCCTGCTCGCCAGTTGGCCATGGCGGGGCTTTCAGGCGACGAACTGATCCAGACACTGCGGGCCATGCCCATCCTGCGGCTCAGCCTGTTTGCCAAGGCTGCCGGCGTGCTGATGGCTGCCGACAACAGGGACAGATCGGTCGTCGCGCCGCTCAGCCGACACGAGACGCGCCGATGA
- a CDS encoding heavy metal translocating P-type ATPase, translating into MNDASHGKTRFRVGGMDCASCATKIENAVSRLPGITEVGISVSAGTMIVTHQGAVPSAAISKQVKALGYSVAEVGAARTAAPTAHVHEHGPNCSHDHAGHHHASHDHAGHDHGDHSGHDHGAATASVAGAGHDHFDLDDGPWWKSRKAKLTIACGAALVAAYAIGQLLPQIGHWAFLAALAVGLVPVARRAYAGAISGTPFSIETLMTIAAVGAVFIGATEEATMVVLLFLIGELLEGVAARRARASIRGLADLVPKTALVEESGATREIAADALQVGAIMLVRPGDRVAADGVIIDGSSTLDEAPVTGESVPKSKTTGDDVFAGTINTDAVLRVRVTAAAADNTIARVIKLVEEAQESKAPTERFIDRFSRYYTPAVLVVGALVAILPPLVAGGSWEEWIYKGLAILLIGCPCALVISTPAAIAAGLSAGARRGLLLKGGAVFEGMRRVTMVALDKTGTLTEGKPKVTDIIGVGHSETKVLSLAAALETGSSHPLALAILGRAKVDGVPIPPANAAKAIAGKGVTANVGGEEVFLASPGAAEEMAGLSAEQNARIAAFNADGKTVSVLLVDGKVAGILAMRDEPRADAIAALARLKDDGIATVMLTGDNETTAKAIGKGLGINVRAGLMPDDKQRIVRELQKQGQIVAKVGDGINDAPALAAADFGVAMGGGTDVALETADAAILHGRVSDIPDMIALSKSVMGNIAQNITIALGLKAVFLVTTIMGITGLWPAILADTGATVLVTANAMRLLAWRGR; encoded by the coding sequence ATGAACGACGCCAGCCACGGCAAGACACGCTTCCGCGTCGGCGGCATGGATTGCGCCTCTTGCGCAACCAAGATCGAAAACGCGGTCAGCCGCCTGCCCGGCATCACCGAGGTCGGCATTTCGGTGTCGGCCGGTACCATGATCGTCACCCATCAGGGCGCCGTCCCCTCCGCCGCCATCTCGAAACAGGTTAAGGCGCTTGGCTATTCGGTTGCCGAAGTGGGCGCAGCCAGGACCGCGGCACCAACGGCTCATGTCCACGAGCACGGCCCGAACTGCAGCCACGATCACGCCGGCCATCACCATGCAAGTCACGACCATGCCGGCCACGATCATGGCGACCATTCCGGACACGACCATGGTGCAGCGACGGCGAGTGTCGCTGGCGCCGGCCACGATCATTTCGACCTCGACGACGGCCCGTGGTGGAAATCGCGCAAGGCCAAGCTCACCATCGCCTGCGGCGCAGCGCTTGTCGCCGCCTACGCAATCGGCCAGCTCTTGCCGCAGATAGGGCATTGGGCCTTCCTGGCAGCACTTGCGGTCGGCCTGGTGCCTGTCGCCCGCCGCGCTTATGCCGGTGCCATATCGGGCACGCCATTCTCCATCGAGACCTTGATGACCATTGCCGCCGTCGGCGCGGTGTTCATCGGCGCGACCGAAGAAGCGACGATGGTCGTGCTGCTGTTTCTCATCGGCGAACTGCTCGAAGGCGTCGCCGCCCGCCGTGCGCGCGCCAGCATTCGCGGCCTTGCCGACCTCGTCCCCAAGACAGCACTGGTCGAGGAAAGCGGTGCGACCCGCGAAATTGCAGCCGATGCGCTACAAGTCGGCGCGATCATGCTAGTCCGTCCCGGCGACCGCGTCGCCGCCGACGGTGTCATCATCGACGGCTCCAGCACGCTCGACGAAGCCCCTGTAACCGGGGAGAGCGTGCCCAAGTCGAAGACTACAGGCGACGATGTCTTTGCCGGCACCATCAATACCGACGCGGTGCTCAGGGTACGTGTCACCGCAGCCGCCGCCGACAACACCATTGCTCGCGTCATCAAGTTGGTCGAGGAGGCTCAGGAGAGCAAGGCGCCGACCGAACGCTTCATCGACCGCTTCTCGCGCTACTACACCCCGGCCGTCCTTGTCGTCGGCGCGCTCGTCGCCATCCTGCCGCCGCTCGTTGCGGGCGGTTCGTGGGAAGAATGGATCTACAAGGGCCTCGCCATCCTGTTGATCGGCTGCCCCTGCGCGCTGGTCATCTCGACGCCCGCAGCGATTGCCGCAGGCCTGTCCGCCGGCGCCCGCCGTGGCCTGTTGCTCAAAGGCGGTGCCGTGTTTGAAGGCATGCGCCGCGTCACCATGGTCGCGCTCGACAAGACCGGCACGCTGACCGAGGGCAAGCCCAAGGTCACCGACATCATCGGCGTCGGCCATTCCGAAACCAAAGTCCTGTCGCTGGCCGCGGCCTTGGAGACTGGCTCCAGCCATCCGCTGGCGCTGGCCATCCTCGGTCGCGCCAAGGTCGACGGCGTGCCGATACCACCGGCCAACGCCGCCAAGGCCATCGCAGGCAAGGGCGTGACAGCCAATGTCGGCGGCGAGGAGGTTTTCCTCGCCTCGCCTGGTGCTGCCGAAGAAATGGCCGGGCTGTCAGCCGAACAAAACGCGCGGATCGCCGCCTTCAATGCCGATGGCAAGACGGTATCGGTGCTGCTGGTCGACGGCAAGGTCGCGGGCATCCTTGCCATGCGCGACGAACCGCGCGCCGATGCGATCGCCGCCCTCGCCCGGCTCAAGGACGATGGCATCGCCACCGTCATGCTGACCGGCGACAACGAGACGACGGCAAAGGCCATCGGCAAGGGTCTCGGCATCAACGTCCGCGCCGGCCTGATGCCAGACGACAAGCAGCGCATCGTGCGCGAATTGCAGAAGCAGGGTCAGATCGTCGCCAAGGTCGGTGACGGCATCAACGACGCCCCTGCCCTGGCTGCGGCCGACTTCGGCGTCGCCATGGGCGGCGGCACCGACGTCGCGCTCGAAACGGCCGACGCCGCGATCCTGCATGGCCGCGTCAGCGACATCCCCGACATGATCGCGCTGTCCAAGTCGGTTATGGGCAACATCGCCCAGAACATCACCATCGCGCTCGGCCTCAAGGCGGTATTCCTGGTGACCACGATCATGGGCATCACCGGCCTGTGGCCGGCGATCCTCGCCGACACCGGTGCCACCGTGCTCGTCACCGCCAACGCCATGCGCCTGCTCGCATGGCGCGGCAGGTAA
- a CDS encoding MerR family transcriptional regulator codes for MNLPIGELARRTGVKVPTIRFYEQIGLIAAPPRTEGNQRRYGKTEIDLLNFIRHARELGFEVDHIRELLAMSQEPQASCHQADSIAQSHLLEVDRRIEKLKRLRGELARMIDECGHGRICDCRIIEVLADHGHCAADHVT; via the coding sequence ATGAATCTGCCGATTGGCGAATTGGCGCGGCGAACCGGTGTCAAAGTGCCGACGATCCGCTTCTACGAACAGATAGGGCTGATCGCCGCGCCGCCGCGCACCGAGGGCAACCAGCGCCGCTATGGCAAGACCGAGATCGACCTGCTGAACTTCATCCGCCACGCCCGCGAACTCGGCTTCGAAGTCGATCACATCCGCGAACTGCTCGCCATGTCGCAGGAGCCGCAGGCCTCCTGCCATCAGGCCGACAGTATCGCCCAGTCGCATCTGCTCGAGGTCGACCGTCGCATCGAGAAGCTCAAGCGGCTGCGCGGCGAGCTCGCACGCATGATCGACGAGTGCGGCCATGGCCGCATCTGCGACTGCCGTATCATCGAGGTTCTGGCCGATCACGGCCACTGCGCCGCCGATCATGTGACCTGA
- the mgtE gene encoding magnesium transporter, with the protein MEARHDHSHGADAADAVRAEIYGDDGVILAPFLAHIGAAIADRDTLTLKRDVSVLHQSELGDLLEALLPEQRLALVELMGSDFDFSALTEVDEAIRLDIVDNLPNEQIAQAVQELDSDDAVYILEDLDTEDQDEILAQLPFTERIRLRRSLDYPEESAGRRMQTEFVAVPPFWSIGQTIDYLRDDKDLPDRFSQVFVIDPTFKLLGAVDLDQILRTKRAVKIEEVMHETRHAIPATMDQEEAAREFEQYDLLSAAVVDENERLVGVLTIDDVVDVIQQEAEEDLLRMGGVGDEELSDTVAATSRSRVPWLLVNLGTAFISASVISQFGATIEEMVALAALMPIVASLGGNAGTQTMTVTVRALATRDLDIYNAGRVIRREVMVGLLNGAVIATILGLVAGLWFHNPDLGFVIAAAMILNMLAAALGGILIPLLLDKFGADPAISSSIFTTMITDVIGFLAFLSLATWWLHLGAAPG; encoded by the coding sequence ATGGAAGCCCGACACGACCATAGCCACGGCGCCGACGCCGCTGACGCTGTCCGCGCCGAAATCTATGGCGATGACGGGGTGATTCTCGCGCCGTTCCTGGCCCATATCGGGGCGGCGATCGCCGACCGCGATACGCTGACGCTGAAGCGCGACGTCTCCGTCCTGCACCAATCCGAACTTGGCGACCTGCTGGAGGCGCTGCTGCCGGAACAGCGGCTGGCGCTTGTCGAGCTGATGGGCTCGGACTTCGACTTTTCGGCGCTGACCGAGGTCGACGAGGCGATCCGCCTCGACATCGTCGACAACCTGCCCAATGAGCAGATTGCCCAGGCCGTCCAGGAACTCGATTCCGACGACGCTGTCTACATTCTCGAGGATCTCGACACCGAGGACCAGGACGAGATCCTGGCGCAGCTGCCGTTCACCGAACGCATCCGGCTGCGCCGTTCGCTCGACTATCCCGAGGAATCGGCCGGCCGGCGCATGCAGACCGAGTTCGTCGCCGTGCCGCCTTTCTGGAGCATAGGCCAGACGATCGACTATCTGCGCGACGACAAGGACCTGCCGGACCGCTTCAGCCAGGTCTTCGTCATCGACCCGACCTTCAAGCTGCTGGGCGCTGTCGACCTCGACCAGATCCTGCGCACCAAGCGCGCCGTCAAGATCGAAGAGGTGATGCACGAGACGCGGCATGCCATTCCGGCGACGATGGACCAGGAAGAGGCGGCGCGCGAATTCGAGCAATACGATCTGCTTTCCGCTGCCGTCGTCGACGAGAACGAGCGTCTTGTCGGCGTGCTGACCATCGACGACGTCGTCGACGTCATCCAGCAGGAGGCCGAGGAAGATCTGCTGCGCATGGGCGGTGTCGGCGACGAAGAGCTGTCCGACACGGTGGCTGCGACGTCGCGTTCACGCGTGCCCTGGCTGCTGGTCAATCTCGGCACCGCCTTCATCTCGGCATCCGTCATCAGCCAGTTCGGCGCGACGATCGAGGAAATGGTGGCACTGGCGGCGCTGATGCCGATCGTCGCCTCGCTCGGCGGCAATGCCGGCACGCAGACGATGACGGTGACGGTGCGCGCACTCGCGACCCGCGACCTCGACATCTACAATGCCGGCCGCGTCATTCGCCGCGAGGTGATGGTCGGTCTGCTCAACGGCGCGGTCATCGCGACCATCCTCGGCCTCGTTGCCGGCCTGTGGTTCCACAATCCGGACCTCGGCTTTGTCATTGCCGCGGCGATGATCCTCAACATGCTGGCGGCGGCACTCGGCGGGATCCTCATTCCGTTGCTGCTCGACAAATTCGGCGCCGATCCGGCGATCTCGTCATCGATCTTCACAACGATGATCACCGATGTCATCGGTTTCCTGGCCTTCCTCAGTCTCGCCACCTGGTGGCTGCATCTCGGAGCCGCTCCGGGATAG
- a CDS encoding MerR family transcriptional regulator — translation MREYYSITELTREFDISTRTLRFYEDEGLVQPVRRGRTRLFRPSDRHLIRQIMRGKRLGFSINEIREIIQMYREPPGEVGQLKLMIKRIEEKREDLRQKRRDLEETLAELDQAEESCVERLVELGVNT, via the coding sequence ATGCGGGAATATTACTCGATTACCGAACTGACCCGGGAATTCGACATTTCGACGCGCACACTGCGCTTCTACGAGGACGAGGGGCTCGTCCAGCCCGTCCGCCGTGGCCGCACCCGTCTGTTCCGACCATCCGACCGGCATCTCATTCGCCAGATCATGCGCGGCAAAAGGCTCGGCTTCTCGATCAACGAGATCCGCGAGATCATCCAGATGTACCGCGAGCCGCCCGGCGAAGTCGGTCAACTCAAGCTGATGATCAAGCGCATCGAGGAGAAGCGCGAGGACCTGCGCCAGAAGCGCCGCGACCTCGAGGAGACGCTGGCCGAGCTCGACCAGGCCGAGGAATCCTGTGTCGAGCGGCTGGTCGAACTCGGCGTCAACACCTGA